One region of Armigeres subalbatus isolate Guangzhou_Male chromosome 3, GZ_Asu_2, whole genome shotgun sequence genomic DNA includes:
- the LOC134221532 gene encoding uncharacterized protein LOC134221532, with protein MTVQYSTPFSFGLLFQVGETLLYCCDGWTSTSMLASQAATTECYFQEAIDAIILSDDEDDEVVQQYINHSQDLILRAATEYETNQFGGTRPSRKANINRGAQQLLRDYFSENPTYGDSQFRRRFRMSRDLFTKIVADIESANLYFVQKPDATGKLGLTSLQKCTAAIRQLAYGMPADAVDEYLRLAESTALKCLEEFCGTTFRIYSSKYLRYPTPADVERLLRVGNNRGFPGMLGSLDCCHWIWKNCPTAWAGQFRGKEKKPTIVLEAVASYDLWIWHAFFGIPGSNNDVNVLDRSPLFSEIYEGKAPPAEYTVNGRQYSTGYYLADGIYPPLATLVQTISSPVGLKKKYFAQMQESARKDVERAFGVLMARFAIIKTPARLWNKNALESIIKTCIILHNMIIENEKDDPLIMMETNRKAGNNEVTEDINRMDTENVERFDSFLSRYKAVHDTNQHYQLRNDLIEHLWAVKGEEY; from the exons ATGACTGTGCAGTACAGCACACCCTTCTCTTTCGGCTTGCTCTTCCAGGTTGGGGAAACTCTCCTCTACTGTTGTGACGGCTGGACTTCGACGTCTATGTTGGCATCGCAGGCGGCCACCA CGGAATGTTATTTTCAAGAGGCAATTGACGCTATAATTTTAAGTGACGATGAAGACGATGAAGTTGTGCAACAATACATAAATCATTCGCAAGATCTGATTTTACGAGCTGCAACAGAATACGAAACAAATCAATTCGGAGGTACTCGACCTAGCAGAAAAGCAAACATCAACAGAGGTGCTCAACAATTGCTTCGGGATTATTTCTCCGAAAATCCCACATACGGCGATTCACAGTTCCGACGACGGTTTCGAATGTCCCGTGACCTGTTTACTAAGATTGTAGCAGACATAGAATCTGCAAACTTGTATTTCGTGCAAAAGCCAGATGCAACAGGTAAACTAGGGCTAACTAGCCTCCAGAAATGCACCGCCGCGATACGTCAACTTGCATATGGTATGCCAGCCGATGCTGTAGATGAGTACCTCAGATTGGCGGAATCAACAGCGCTGAAATGTCTTGAAGAATTTTGTGGCACCACTTTCCGGATTTATAGTTCCAAATATTTGAGATACCCGACGCCTGCTGATGTGGAGAGATTGTTACGTGTTGGAAACAATCGTGGCTTTCCTGGAATGCTTGGGTCTTTGGACTGTTGCCACTGGATCTGGAAGAATTGCCCTACAGCATGGGCTGGTCAGTTTCGAGGAAAGGAGAAAAAACCAACCATTGTACTTGAAGCCGTGGCAAGCTATGATCTTTGGATATGGCATGCATTTTTCGGAATACCAGGTTCAAATAATGATGTGAATGTTCTCGATCGTTCACCGTTATTCTCAGAGATATATGAAGGCAAAGCACCTCCTGCTGAATATACAGTTAATGGACGACAGTATAGTACTGGCTATTATCTGGCAGATGGTATTTATCCACCGTTGGCAACTTTGGTACAGACAATTTCTTCTCCAGTTGGGTTAAAAAAGAAG tacttCGCACAAATGCAGGAGTCTGCTCGCAAAGACGTCGAAAGAGCATTTGGCGTATTGATGGCACGGTTTGCTATTATCAAAACCCCGGCTAGGCTCTGGAACAAAAATGCATTGGAATCGATCATTAAAACATGCATAATTCTCCATAACATGATCATTGAGAATGAAAAAGATGATCCGCTAATCATGATGGAAACAAACCGAAAAGCTGGTAATAATGAAGTTACAGAAGACATCAATCGAATGGACACAGAGAATGTGGAgagattcgactcatttttgtCACGATATAAAGCTGTTCATGATACAAACCAGCATTACCAATTGAGGAATGATCTTATTGAACATCTGTGGGCGGTTAAAGGAGAAGAATATTGA